From a single Solenopsis invicta isolate M01_SB chromosome 6, UNIL_Sinv_3.0, whole genome shotgun sequence genomic region:
- the LOC113004589 gene encoding uncharacterized protein LOC113004589 isoform X4, whose product MYNDTSDKYELPEVVNLDTASCSNAQGFIFPSKLSSSYLCNDSQLQRPQPTTCILLEDASISSSDSSELTEKNVQNLKRYLQETSEVRLIIKGEKDRILSKISVADKLTNFVITTSRFQKLAGDIVKIFKGESCYTYYTPFTCKNGVRIQASGKLWEHYNYIKGDLRKQGILLQRSISKSIQETYAQTEIDEDKLQWLFHHTEPWEQVCEYWNNTYRARNKLLMQDKLNVLEYFNKFPCLQLSKGQHLLVEDFNRQYPEKESIFPKRWNIIKKVIIDQLQQLNKRLSVSDTALISILPAISSNKQDAVIFYLLPILIESRRAGGYKRKRNTNCEQDSENSIRKLTLQECRDAFMLHVQTVADLDRALYDLKRRLQRNKDTFQPTPLIVGPLVNIESSYVIVNDQKFKEDECWQLVILLKQIIDITTSSRVHCETYHLLDTIINEYLTLLNNQFPGKIKPKHHFLIHYARIMKLVGVLWKTNCMRYEGKHKEGKKTSQATNSRANISTIAIKHQLLLNYRLQYNISSCHLLTLGPVAQKNVREIPFVNNCTRITPFQVEFNILIAKWICYNNNIINKRAIIVTFNEEGVDFYFVHTIIINKEQNLLF is encoded by the exons ATGTATAACGATACCAGCGATAAGTACGAG ctaCCAGAAGTAGTCAATTTAGATACTGCATCTTGTAGTAATGCACAAGGCTTTATTTTTCCATCGAAGCTTTCATCTTCATACCTTTGCAATGATAGTCAACTCCAACGACCCCAACCCACAACATGCATACTATTAGAGGATGCAAGTATCTCAAGTAGTGATAGTAGTGAGTTGACcgaaaaaaatgtacaa aaTTTGAAAAGGTACTTGCAAGAAACCAGCGaag TACGACTCATTATCAAAGGAGAGAAAGAcagaatattatcaaaaatctcAGTAGCAGACAAATTAACTAATTTTGT TATAACAACTTCTCGGTTTCAAAAATTAGCAGGAgacattgttaaaatatttaaaggagAGTCTTGTTACACATATTATACGCCGTTTACATGTAAGAATGGTGTTCGTATACAGGCAAGTGGTAAGCTCTGggaacattataattatataaaaggaGATTTAAGAAAACAAGGAATACTCCTTCAGCGATCAATTTCCAAATCCATACAAGAGACATATGCACAGACTGAAATAGATG AAGACAAACTGCAATGGTTATTCCACCACACAGAACCGTGGGAGCAAGTGTGTGAATATTGGAATAATACATATAGGGCTAGGAACAAGTTATTAATGCAAGACAAACTAAATgtacttgaatattttaataagtttcctTGTCTTCAATTAAGCAAAGGACAACATCTG CTCGTAGAAGACTTTAACAGACAGTATCCCGAAAAAGAATCGATATTTCCTAAAAGgtggaatattattaaaaaagttattattgacCAACTACAGCAATTGAATAAACGCCTCAGTGTTTCAGATACAGCTCTTATATCTATTTTACCAGCAATATCTTCTA ataaacaAGATgcggtaattttttatttacttccgATTCTTATCGAATCTCGTAGAGCAGGAGGttataaaaggaaaagaaatacgAACTGTGAGCAGGATAGTGAAAACAGCATCAGAAAGTTAACGTTACAAGAATGTAGAGATGCGTTTATGTTACATGTGcag ACTGTTGCTGATTTGGATCGTGCTTTATATGATTTGAAGAGAAGACTGCAAAGAAACAAAGATACTTTTCAACCGACACCTCTTATAGTTGGACCTTTAGTAAACATCGAATCATCATACGTGATTGTAAACGACCAAAAGTTTAAG GAAGACGAATGTTGGCAGCTTGTTATTCTTTTAAAGCAAATAATCGACATTACAACTAGTTCAAGAGTTCATTGTGAAACGTATCATTTATTAGacactattattaatgaatatttaactttattaaataaccAATTCCCAGGCAAGATAAAACCGAAACATcactttttaattcattatgcTCGAATAATGAAGCTTGTCGGTGTATTATGGAAAACTAATTGTATGCGATACGAAGGTAAAcataaagaaggaaaaaaaacatCCCAAGCTACAAATAGTCGAgcaaatatttcaacaatagcTATAAAACACCAACTGCTTTTAAACTACAggttgcaatataatatttcatcctGCCATTTGTTAACTCTTGGACCAGTTGCCCAAAAGAATGTACGCGAAATAccttttgttaataattgtaCTCGTATTACACCTTTTCAAGtagaatttaacatattaattgcTAAGTGGATATGttacaacaataatattattaacaaaagagCCATTATCGTTACATTCAACGAAGAAGgagtagatttttattttgtgcacactattattattaataaagaacaaaatttgttattttaa
- the LOC113004589 gene encoding uncharacterized protein LOC113004589 isoform X2 — protein sequence MYNDTSDKYELPEVVNLDTASCSNAQGFIFPSKLSSSYLCNDSQLQRPQPTTCILLEDASISSSDSSELTEKNVQNLKRYLQETSEGKIILSAYYNNNKTLNSVLRSRLVRLIIKGEKDRILSKISVADKLTNFVITTSRFQKLAGDIVKIFKGESCYTYYTPFTCKNGVRIQASGKLWEHYNYIKGDLRKQGILLQRSISKSIQETYAQTEIDEDKLQWLFHHTEPWEQVCEYWNNTYRARNKLLMQDKLNVLEYFNKFPCLQLSKGQHLLVEDFNRQYPEKESIFPKRWNIIKKVIIDQLQQLNKRLSVSDTALISILPAISSNKQDAVIFYLLPILIESRRAGGYKRKRNTNCEQDSENSIRKLTLQECRDAFMLHVQTVADLDRALYDLKRRLQRNKDTFQPTPLIVGPLVNIESSYVIVNDQKFKEDECWQLVILLKQIIDITTSSRVHCETYHLLDTIINEYLTLLNNQFPGKIKPKHHFLIHYARIMKLVGVLWKTNCMRYEGKHKEGKKTSQATNSRANISTIAIKHQLLLNYRLQYNISSCHLLTLGPVAQKNVREIPFVNNCTRITPFQVEFNILIAKWICYNNNIINKRAIIVTFNEEGVDFYFVHTIIINKEQNLLF from the exons ATGTATAACGATACCAGCGATAAGTACGAG ctaCCAGAAGTAGTCAATTTAGATACTGCATCTTGTAGTAATGCACAAGGCTTTATTTTTCCATCGAAGCTTTCATCTTCATACCTTTGCAATGATAGTCAACTCCAACGACCCCAACCCACAACATGCATACTATTAGAGGATGCAAGTATCTCAAGTAGTGATAGTAGTGAGTTGACcgaaaaaaatgtacaa aaTTTGAAAAGGTACTTGCAAGAAACCAGCGaaggtaaaattatattatctgcatactataataacaataaaacccTTAATTCTGTACTGCGTTCTCGATTAGTACGACTCATTATCAAAGGAGAGAAAGAcagaatattatcaaaaatctcAGTAGCAGACAAATTAACTAATTTTGT TATAACAACTTCTCGGTTTCAAAAATTAGCAGGAgacattgttaaaatatttaaaggagAGTCTTGTTACACATATTATACGCCGTTTACATGTAAGAATGGTGTTCGTATACAGGCAAGTGGTAAGCTCTGggaacattataattatataaaaggaGATTTAAGAAAACAAGGAATACTCCTTCAGCGATCAATTTCCAAATCCATACAAGAGACATATGCACAGACTGAAATAGATG AAGACAAACTGCAATGGTTATTCCACCACACAGAACCGTGGGAGCAAGTGTGTGAATATTGGAATAATACATATAGGGCTAGGAACAAGTTATTAATGCAAGACAAACTAAATgtacttgaatattttaataagtttcctTGTCTTCAATTAAGCAAAGGACAACATCTG CTCGTAGAAGACTTTAACAGACAGTATCCCGAAAAAGAATCGATATTTCCTAAAAGgtggaatattattaaaaaagttattattgacCAACTACAGCAATTGAATAAACGCCTCAGTGTTTCAGATACAGCTCTTATATCTATTTTACCAGCAATATCTTCTA ataaacaAGATgcggtaattttttatttacttccgATTCTTATCGAATCTCGTAGAGCAGGAGGttataaaaggaaaagaaatacgAACTGTGAGCAGGATAGTGAAAACAGCATCAGAAAGTTAACGTTACAAGAATGTAGAGATGCGTTTATGTTACATGTGcag ACTGTTGCTGATTTGGATCGTGCTTTATATGATTTGAAGAGAAGACTGCAAAGAAACAAAGATACTTTTCAACCGACACCTCTTATAGTTGGACCTTTAGTAAACATCGAATCATCATACGTGATTGTAAACGACCAAAAGTTTAAG GAAGACGAATGTTGGCAGCTTGTTATTCTTTTAAAGCAAATAATCGACATTACAACTAGTTCAAGAGTTCATTGTGAAACGTATCATTTATTAGacactattattaatgaatatttaactttattaaataaccAATTCCCAGGCAAGATAAAACCGAAACATcactttttaattcattatgcTCGAATAATGAAGCTTGTCGGTGTATTATGGAAAACTAATTGTATGCGATACGAAGGTAAAcataaagaaggaaaaaaaacatCCCAAGCTACAAATAGTCGAgcaaatatttcaacaatagcTATAAAACACCAACTGCTTTTAAACTACAggttgcaatataatatttcatcctGCCATTTGTTAACTCTTGGACCAGTTGCCCAAAAGAATGTACGCGAAATAccttttgttaataattgtaCTCGTATTACACCTTTTCAAGtagaatttaacatattaattgcTAAGTGGATATGttacaacaataatattattaacaaaagagCCATTATCGTTACATTCAACGAAGAAGgagtagatttttattttgtgcacactattattattaataaagaacaaaatttgttattttaa
- the LOC113004589 gene encoding uncharacterized protein LOC113004589 isoform X5 has product MYNDTSDKYENLKRYLQETSEGKIILSAYYNNNKTLNSVLRSRLVRLIIKGEKDRILSKISVADKLTNFVITTSRFQKLAGDIVKIFKGESCYTYYTPFTCKNGVRIQASGKLWEHYNYIKGDLRKQGILLQRSISKSIQETYAQTEIDEDKLQWLFHHTEPWEQVCEYWNNTYRARNKLLMQDKLNVLEYFNKFPCLQLSKGQHLLVEDFNRQYPEKESIFPKRWNIIKKVIIDQLQQLNKRLSVSDTALISILPAISSNKQDAVIFYLLPILIESRRAGGYKRKRNTNCEQDSENSIRKLTLQECRDAFMLHVQTVADLDRALYDLKRRLQRNKDTFQPTPLIVGPLVNIESSYVIVNDQKFKEDECWQLVILLKQIIDITTSSRVHCETYHLLDTIINEYLTLLNNQFPGKIKPKHHFLIHYARIMKLVGVLWKTNCMRYEGKHKEGKKTSQATNSRANISTIAIKHQLLLNYRLQYNISSCHLLTLGPVAQKNVREIPFVNNCTRITPFQVEFNILIAKWICYNNNIINKRAIIVTFNEEGVDFYFVHTIIINKEQNLLF; this is encoded by the exons ATGTATAACGATACCAGCGATAAGTACGAG aaTTTGAAAAGGTACTTGCAAGAAACCAGCGaaggtaaaattatattatctgcatactataataacaataaaacccTTAATTCTGTACTGCGTTCTCGATTAGTACGACTCATTATCAAAGGAGAGAAAGAcagaatattatcaaaaatctcAGTAGCAGACAAATTAACTAATTTTGT TATAACAACTTCTCGGTTTCAAAAATTAGCAGGAgacattgttaaaatatttaaaggagAGTCTTGTTACACATATTATACGCCGTTTACATGTAAGAATGGTGTTCGTATACAGGCAAGTGGTAAGCTCTGggaacattataattatataaaaggaGATTTAAGAAAACAAGGAATACTCCTTCAGCGATCAATTTCCAAATCCATACAAGAGACATATGCACAGACTGAAATAGATG AAGACAAACTGCAATGGTTATTCCACCACACAGAACCGTGGGAGCAAGTGTGTGAATATTGGAATAATACATATAGGGCTAGGAACAAGTTATTAATGCAAGACAAACTAAATgtacttgaatattttaataagtttcctTGTCTTCAATTAAGCAAAGGACAACATCTG CTCGTAGAAGACTTTAACAGACAGTATCCCGAAAAAGAATCGATATTTCCTAAAAGgtggaatattattaaaaaagttattattgacCAACTACAGCAATTGAATAAACGCCTCAGTGTTTCAGATACAGCTCTTATATCTATTTTACCAGCAATATCTTCTA ataaacaAGATgcggtaattttttatttacttccgATTCTTATCGAATCTCGTAGAGCAGGAGGttataaaaggaaaagaaatacgAACTGTGAGCAGGATAGTGAAAACAGCATCAGAAAGTTAACGTTACAAGAATGTAGAGATGCGTTTATGTTACATGTGcag ACTGTTGCTGATTTGGATCGTGCTTTATATGATTTGAAGAGAAGACTGCAAAGAAACAAAGATACTTTTCAACCGACACCTCTTATAGTTGGACCTTTAGTAAACATCGAATCATCATACGTGATTGTAAACGACCAAAAGTTTAAG GAAGACGAATGTTGGCAGCTTGTTATTCTTTTAAAGCAAATAATCGACATTACAACTAGTTCAAGAGTTCATTGTGAAACGTATCATTTATTAGacactattattaatgaatatttaactttattaaataaccAATTCCCAGGCAAGATAAAACCGAAACATcactttttaattcattatgcTCGAATAATGAAGCTTGTCGGTGTATTATGGAAAACTAATTGTATGCGATACGAAGGTAAAcataaagaaggaaaaaaaacatCCCAAGCTACAAATAGTCGAgcaaatatttcaacaatagcTATAAAACACCAACTGCTTTTAAACTACAggttgcaatataatatttcatcctGCCATTTGTTAACTCTTGGACCAGTTGCCCAAAAGAATGTACGCGAAATAccttttgttaataattgtaCTCGTATTACACCTTTTCAAGtagaatttaacatattaattgcTAAGTGGATATGttacaacaataatattattaacaaaagagCCATTATCGTTACATTCAACGAAGAAGgagtagatttttattttgtgcacactattattattaataaagaacaaaatttgttattttaa
- the LOC113004589 gene encoding uncharacterized protein LOC113004589 isoform X3 — MYNDTSDKYELPEVVNLDTASCSNAQGFIFPSKLSSSYLCNDSQLQRPQPTTCILLEDASISSSDSSELTEKNVQVSNENSESNLKRYLQETSEVRLIIKGEKDRILSKISVADKLTNFVITTSRFQKLAGDIVKIFKGESCYTYYTPFTCKNGVRIQASGKLWEHYNYIKGDLRKQGILLQRSISKSIQETYAQTEIDEDKLQWLFHHTEPWEQVCEYWNNTYRARNKLLMQDKLNVLEYFNKFPCLQLSKGQHLLVEDFNRQYPEKESIFPKRWNIIKKVIIDQLQQLNKRLSVSDTALISILPAISSNKQDAVIFYLLPILIESRRAGGYKRKRNTNCEQDSENSIRKLTLQECRDAFMLHVQTVADLDRALYDLKRRLQRNKDTFQPTPLIVGPLVNIESSYVIVNDQKFKEDECWQLVILLKQIIDITTSSRVHCETYHLLDTIINEYLTLLNNQFPGKIKPKHHFLIHYARIMKLVGVLWKTNCMRYEGKHKEGKKTSQATNSRANISTIAIKHQLLLNYRLQYNISSCHLLTLGPVAQKNVREIPFVNNCTRITPFQVEFNILIAKWICYNNNIINKRAIIVTFNEEGVDFYFVHTIIINKEQNLLF, encoded by the exons ATGTATAACGATACCAGCGATAAGTACGAG ctaCCAGAAGTAGTCAATTTAGATACTGCATCTTGTAGTAATGCACAAGGCTTTATTTTTCCATCGAAGCTTTCATCTTCATACCTTTGCAATGATAGTCAACTCCAACGACCCCAACCCACAACATGCATACTATTAGAGGATGCAAGTATCTCAAGTAGTGATAGTAGTGAGTTGACcgaaaaaaatgtacaagttAGTAATGAGAACAGTGAATCG aaTTTGAAAAGGTACTTGCAAGAAACCAGCGaag TACGACTCATTATCAAAGGAGAGAAAGAcagaatattatcaaaaatctcAGTAGCAGACAAATTAACTAATTTTGT TATAACAACTTCTCGGTTTCAAAAATTAGCAGGAgacattgttaaaatatttaaaggagAGTCTTGTTACACATATTATACGCCGTTTACATGTAAGAATGGTGTTCGTATACAGGCAAGTGGTAAGCTCTGggaacattataattatataaaaggaGATTTAAGAAAACAAGGAATACTCCTTCAGCGATCAATTTCCAAATCCATACAAGAGACATATGCACAGACTGAAATAGATG AAGACAAACTGCAATGGTTATTCCACCACACAGAACCGTGGGAGCAAGTGTGTGAATATTGGAATAATACATATAGGGCTAGGAACAAGTTATTAATGCAAGACAAACTAAATgtacttgaatattttaataagtttcctTGTCTTCAATTAAGCAAAGGACAACATCTG CTCGTAGAAGACTTTAACAGACAGTATCCCGAAAAAGAATCGATATTTCCTAAAAGgtggaatattattaaaaaagttattattgacCAACTACAGCAATTGAATAAACGCCTCAGTGTTTCAGATACAGCTCTTATATCTATTTTACCAGCAATATCTTCTA ataaacaAGATgcggtaattttttatttacttccgATTCTTATCGAATCTCGTAGAGCAGGAGGttataaaaggaaaagaaatacgAACTGTGAGCAGGATAGTGAAAACAGCATCAGAAAGTTAACGTTACAAGAATGTAGAGATGCGTTTATGTTACATGTGcag ACTGTTGCTGATTTGGATCGTGCTTTATATGATTTGAAGAGAAGACTGCAAAGAAACAAAGATACTTTTCAACCGACACCTCTTATAGTTGGACCTTTAGTAAACATCGAATCATCATACGTGATTGTAAACGACCAAAAGTTTAAG GAAGACGAATGTTGGCAGCTTGTTATTCTTTTAAAGCAAATAATCGACATTACAACTAGTTCAAGAGTTCATTGTGAAACGTATCATTTATTAGacactattattaatgaatatttaactttattaaataaccAATTCCCAGGCAAGATAAAACCGAAACATcactttttaattcattatgcTCGAATAATGAAGCTTGTCGGTGTATTATGGAAAACTAATTGTATGCGATACGAAGGTAAAcataaagaaggaaaaaaaacatCCCAAGCTACAAATAGTCGAgcaaatatttcaacaatagcTATAAAACACCAACTGCTTTTAAACTACAggttgcaatataatatttcatcctGCCATTTGTTAACTCTTGGACCAGTTGCCCAAAAGAATGTACGCGAAATAccttttgttaataattgtaCTCGTATTACACCTTTTCAAGtagaatttaacatattaattgcTAAGTGGATATGttacaacaataatattattaacaaaagagCCATTATCGTTACATTCAACGAAGAAGgagtagatttttattttgtgcacactattattattaataaagaacaaaatttgttattttaa
- the LOC113004589 gene encoding uncharacterized protein LOC113004589 isoform X6 has protein sequence MYNDTSDKYENLKRYLQETSEVRLIIKGEKDRILSKISVADKLTNFVITTSRFQKLAGDIVKIFKGESCYTYYTPFTCKNGVRIQASGKLWEHYNYIKGDLRKQGILLQRSISKSIQETYAQTEIDEDKLQWLFHHTEPWEQVCEYWNNTYRARNKLLMQDKLNVLEYFNKFPCLQLSKGQHLLVEDFNRQYPEKESIFPKRWNIIKKVIIDQLQQLNKRLSVSDTALISILPAISSNKQDAVIFYLLPILIESRRAGGYKRKRNTNCEQDSENSIRKLTLQECRDAFMLHVQTVADLDRALYDLKRRLQRNKDTFQPTPLIVGPLVNIESSYVIVNDQKFKEDECWQLVILLKQIIDITTSSRVHCETYHLLDTIINEYLTLLNNQFPGKIKPKHHFLIHYARIMKLVGVLWKTNCMRYEGKHKEGKKTSQATNSRANISTIAIKHQLLLNYRLQYNISSCHLLTLGPVAQKNVREIPFVNNCTRITPFQVEFNILIAKWICYNNNIINKRAIIVTFNEEGVDFYFVHTIIINKEQNLLF, from the exons ATGTATAACGATACCAGCGATAAGTACGAG aaTTTGAAAAGGTACTTGCAAGAAACCAGCGaag TACGACTCATTATCAAAGGAGAGAAAGAcagaatattatcaaaaatctcAGTAGCAGACAAATTAACTAATTTTGT TATAACAACTTCTCGGTTTCAAAAATTAGCAGGAgacattgttaaaatatttaaaggagAGTCTTGTTACACATATTATACGCCGTTTACATGTAAGAATGGTGTTCGTATACAGGCAAGTGGTAAGCTCTGggaacattataattatataaaaggaGATTTAAGAAAACAAGGAATACTCCTTCAGCGATCAATTTCCAAATCCATACAAGAGACATATGCACAGACTGAAATAGATG AAGACAAACTGCAATGGTTATTCCACCACACAGAACCGTGGGAGCAAGTGTGTGAATATTGGAATAATACATATAGGGCTAGGAACAAGTTATTAATGCAAGACAAACTAAATgtacttgaatattttaataagtttcctTGTCTTCAATTAAGCAAAGGACAACATCTG CTCGTAGAAGACTTTAACAGACAGTATCCCGAAAAAGAATCGATATTTCCTAAAAGgtggaatattattaaaaaagttattattgacCAACTACAGCAATTGAATAAACGCCTCAGTGTTTCAGATACAGCTCTTATATCTATTTTACCAGCAATATCTTCTA ataaacaAGATgcggtaattttttatttacttccgATTCTTATCGAATCTCGTAGAGCAGGAGGttataaaaggaaaagaaatacgAACTGTGAGCAGGATAGTGAAAACAGCATCAGAAAGTTAACGTTACAAGAATGTAGAGATGCGTTTATGTTACATGTGcag ACTGTTGCTGATTTGGATCGTGCTTTATATGATTTGAAGAGAAGACTGCAAAGAAACAAAGATACTTTTCAACCGACACCTCTTATAGTTGGACCTTTAGTAAACATCGAATCATCATACGTGATTGTAAACGACCAAAAGTTTAAG GAAGACGAATGTTGGCAGCTTGTTATTCTTTTAAAGCAAATAATCGACATTACAACTAGTTCAAGAGTTCATTGTGAAACGTATCATTTATTAGacactattattaatgaatatttaactttattaaataaccAATTCCCAGGCAAGATAAAACCGAAACATcactttttaattcattatgcTCGAATAATGAAGCTTGTCGGTGTATTATGGAAAACTAATTGTATGCGATACGAAGGTAAAcataaagaaggaaaaaaaacatCCCAAGCTACAAATAGTCGAgcaaatatttcaacaatagcTATAAAACACCAACTGCTTTTAAACTACAggttgcaatataatatttcatcctGCCATTTGTTAACTCTTGGACCAGTTGCCCAAAAGAATGTACGCGAAATAccttttgttaataattgtaCTCGTATTACACCTTTTCAAGtagaatttaacatattaattgcTAAGTGGATATGttacaacaataatattattaacaaaagagCCATTATCGTTACATTCAACGAAGAAGgagtagatttttattttgtgcacactattattattaataaagaacaaaatttgttattttaa
- the LOC113004589 gene encoding uncharacterized protein LOC113004589 isoform X1: protein MYNDTSDKYELPEVVNLDTASCSNAQGFIFPSKLSSSYLCNDSQLQRPQPTTCILLEDASISSSDSSELTEKNVQVSNENSESNLKRYLQETSEGKIILSAYYNNNKTLNSVLRSRLVRLIIKGEKDRILSKISVADKLTNFVITTSRFQKLAGDIVKIFKGESCYTYYTPFTCKNGVRIQASGKLWEHYNYIKGDLRKQGILLQRSISKSIQETYAQTEIDEDKLQWLFHHTEPWEQVCEYWNNTYRARNKLLMQDKLNVLEYFNKFPCLQLSKGQHLLVEDFNRQYPEKESIFPKRWNIIKKVIIDQLQQLNKRLSVSDTALISILPAISSNKQDAVIFYLLPILIESRRAGGYKRKRNTNCEQDSENSIRKLTLQECRDAFMLHVQTVADLDRALYDLKRRLQRNKDTFQPTPLIVGPLVNIESSYVIVNDQKFKEDECWQLVILLKQIIDITTSSRVHCETYHLLDTIINEYLTLLNNQFPGKIKPKHHFLIHYARIMKLVGVLWKTNCMRYEGKHKEGKKTSQATNSRANISTIAIKHQLLLNYRLQYNISSCHLLTLGPVAQKNVREIPFVNNCTRITPFQVEFNILIAKWICYNNNIINKRAIIVTFNEEGVDFYFVHTIIINKEQNLLF, encoded by the exons ATGTATAACGATACCAGCGATAAGTACGAG ctaCCAGAAGTAGTCAATTTAGATACTGCATCTTGTAGTAATGCACAAGGCTTTATTTTTCCATCGAAGCTTTCATCTTCATACCTTTGCAATGATAGTCAACTCCAACGACCCCAACCCACAACATGCATACTATTAGAGGATGCAAGTATCTCAAGTAGTGATAGTAGTGAGTTGACcgaaaaaaatgtacaagttAGTAATGAGAACAGTGAATCG aaTTTGAAAAGGTACTTGCAAGAAACCAGCGaaggtaaaattatattatctgcatactataataacaataaaacccTTAATTCTGTACTGCGTTCTCGATTAGTACGACTCATTATCAAAGGAGAGAAAGAcagaatattatcaaaaatctcAGTAGCAGACAAATTAACTAATTTTGT TATAACAACTTCTCGGTTTCAAAAATTAGCAGGAgacattgttaaaatatttaaaggagAGTCTTGTTACACATATTATACGCCGTTTACATGTAAGAATGGTGTTCGTATACAGGCAAGTGGTAAGCTCTGggaacattataattatataaaaggaGATTTAAGAAAACAAGGAATACTCCTTCAGCGATCAATTTCCAAATCCATACAAGAGACATATGCACAGACTGAAATAGATG AAGACAAACTGCAATGGTTATTCCACCACACAGAACCGTGGGAGCAAGTGTGTGAATATTGGAATAATACATATAGGGCTAGGAACAAGTTATTAATGCAAGACAAACTAAATgtacttgaatattttaataagtttcctTGTCTTCAATTAAGCAAAGGACAACATCTG CTCGTAGAAGACTTTAACAGACAGTATCCCGAAAAAGAATCGATATTTCCTAAAAGgtggaatattattaaaaaagttattattgacCAACTACAGCAATTGAATAAACGCCTCAGTGTTTCAGATACAGCTCTTATATCTATTTTACCAGCAATATCTTCTA ataaacaAGATgcggtaattttttatttacttccgATTCTTATCGAATCTCGTAGAGCAGGAGGttataaaaggaaaagaaatacgAACTGTGAGCAGGATAGTGAAAACAGCATCAGAAAGTTAACGTTACAAGAATGTAGAGATGCGTTTATGTTACATGTGcag ACTGTTGCTGATTTGGATCGTGCTTTATATGATTTGAAGAGAAGACTGCAAAGAAACAAAGATACTTTTCAACCGACACCTCTTATAGTTGGACCTTTAGTAAACATCGAATCATCATACGTGATTGTAAACGACCAAAAGTTTAAG GAAGACGAATGTTGGCAGCTTGTTATTCTTTTAAAGCAAATAATCGACATTACAACTAGTTCAAGAGTTCATTGTGAAACGTATCATTTATTAGacactattattaatgaatatttaactttattaaataaccAATTCCCAGGCAAGATAAAACCGAAACATcactttttaattcattatgcTCGAATAATGAAGCTTGTCGGTGTATTATGGAAAACTAATTGTATGCGATACGAAGGTAAAcataaagaaggaaaaaaaacatCCCAAGCTACAAATAGTCGAgcaaatatttcaacaatagcTATAAAACACCAACTGCTTTTAAACTACAggttgcaatataatatttcatcctGCCATTTGTTAACTCTTGGACCAGTTGCCCAAAAGAATGTACGCGAAATAccttttgttaataattgtaCTCGTATTACACCTTTTCAAGtagaatttaacatattaattgcTAAGTGGATATGttacaacaataatattattaacaaaagagCCATTATCGTTACATTCAACGAAGAAGgagtagatttttattttgtgcacactattattattaataaagaacaaaatttgttattttaa